Within the Actinomycetota bacterium genome, the region CTGCTCAATGCCAAGGAGCTCCGTATTGCCATTACCGAGCGGCTGGTCACCGGTATCAAGAAAAGTAAGCTGCTGCAGATATCAGTTACCTCCTTTGGCTATAAATACGGTCTGCCGGAAAACGTTGATTTGGTTTTGGACGTAAGATTTTTACCCAATCCTTTTTATGATAAAGATTTAAAGGATTTTAATGGCACCCATCAGAAGGTTATTGATTTTGTGCTGGGCAGGGACGAGACTAAAAAGTTTTTAAGGATGTTGGAGAAAATGCTTGATTTCCTTATCCCCAATTATATTGCAGAAGGGAAAAGTTATCTGGGTATCGGTATAGGCTGCAGCGGGGGAAAGCACCGGTCGGTAGTACTGGCGGAAAAAATTGGCGATTACCTGCAAATGAAGGGTTATTCGGTTAAAACCACCCATCGGGACATTAATAAGGAATAGTTAAATATAAATAATTTCTTATTGGCTCCCATATATTATATAATAACCTAAATTGTGCTTTTAAATTATAGATAATTTTGTTAAAATCTTTTAATTTATAATTTTGAAACTATAAAATAATAATTATTTATCAAGGGAGGAACCAAATGGCAATAAAAGTAGGAATTAATGGTTTTGGTAGGATTGGAAGACAAACATTAAGGGCAGCTTTGAAATACGATAAGGGCGAAGGCTTAGATTTCGTGGCCATTAATGATTTAACTGATGCCAAAACCCTGGCCCATCTCCTCAAATATGATTCTGTTTATGGAATCATGGAAGAGGAAGTTAGGGTAGACGGCGACAGCATAGTGGTGGGACAAGATAGGATCAAGGTTATGTCCATTAAGGATCCGGCCCAGATACCCTGGGGCGAATTGGGAGTGGATGTAGTGCTGGAAGCTACCGGCATATTCAGGAAGAGAGAGCAGGCTCAGCTGCATTTGGATGCAGGAGCCAAAAAGGTGATAGTTTCAGCTCCCATGAAAGGCGGAGGCGCAGACATAACCCTGGTATTGGGAGTTAACCACCAGGATTATGATAAGGATAATCACCATATTATCAGCAATGCTTCCTGTACCACCAATGGCCTGGCGCCTATCTGCAAAATATTAAATGATAAATTTGGCATCGAGAGCGGGTTTATGACTACCGTACATGCTTATACCAATGACCAGAAGCTATTGGATCTGCCCCATTCTGACCTTAGAAGGGCCAGAGCTGCCGCTATGTCTATTATACCTACTTCTACCGGAGCGGCTAAGGCTATCGGTCTGGTAATACCAGAACTGGAAGGCAAGCTGGATGGCTTGGCTTTAAGGACCCCCATACCGGTAGGCTCTATTATTGATTTGGTAGTTAAACTGAACCAGGATGCCTCCATACAGGAAATTAACCAGGCTATAGCTGAAGGGGCCCAGGCTCCAGAGTTTGAGGGCATTATCCAGTATAGTGAAGAGCCCCTGGTATCCATAGATATAGTAGGCAACCCCCATTCTACCATTTTTGATGCTCCCAGCACCATGAAGGTGGGGGATCTTACCAAGGTTATGACCTGGTATGATAATGAATGGGGCTACAGCTGCCGATGCAAGGATTTGATTAAATTCTTGATGAAATAATAATTATACTTTAATAGCAAAATAACCGGGGCATGACCCCGGTTATTTATTGGAAAAGCAAGGTGGTGCAAAATGTTTAGTAAAAAAACCATAAAGGATATAGACGTAGCCCGTAAAAAGGTATTGGTAAGGGTAGATTATAATGTACCCTTGGATGAAAACCTTCAAGTAACAGACAATACCCGAATAAAGCTTTCCCTGGAAACGGTAAATTACCTAATTGAAAAAAAGTCCAAGGTGATACTGATGGCGCATCTGGGCCGTCCCAAGGGAGAGCCGGATGATAAATTCAGGCTGGATCCTGCTGCCCGGGAATTGGAAAAAATGATAGGGGTTAAGGTAAAAAAATTTGATGAGACTGTATCGGAACAAATAAAGGATTATATTGATAACACCATGGATTTTGGGGAAGTAGTGATGTTGGAAAATGTAAGGTTTAACCCTGGTGAGAAATCAAACGATCCCCAGTTTGCCCAATCCCTGGCCTCCCTGGCAGAAATTTTTGTAGACGATGCTTTTGGGGCAGCCCACCGGGCACATGCTTCAGTGGCAGGGGTAGCGGAGTATCTGCCGGCAGTGGCCGGTTTCCTGCTGCAGAAAGAAGTAGAAACCCTGGATTCGCTGCTGGAGAATCCCCAGAGGCCTTTTATAGCTTTGTTGGGAGGCAGCAAGGTTTCAGACAAGATTCAGGTTATTAAGAATTTTCTAGGCAAAGTGGACACCCTTATTTTGGGGGGAGGTATGAGCTATACCTTCTTTAAGGCCAAGGGATATGAAATCGGCACTTCCATTTGTGAAGATGACCAGCTGGATTATGCCCGGGAGATGCTGGAGCTGGCTAAAAAAAACAATGTGAAGTTTTTGCTTCCCATGGATATAGTGGTATCCAAGGAATATGATAAGGATTCAGATAAACAAACTGTGTCAGTGCAGTCCATACCGGTAGACTGGATGGGTATGGATTTAGGGGAGAAAAGTATTGAGCTTTACCGCCAGGAAATTGCCAAAGCTGCTACCATTTTCTGGAATGGGCCCTTTGGGGTGTTTGAATGGGAAAGATTTGAAAATGGGACCAGGAATATAGCAGAAGCAGTAGCCCAGAGTAATGCGGTTACCGTAGTAGGGGGCGGAGATACACTGGCGGCCATTAAGAAATATAACCTGTCCGGTCAATTTACCCATGTATCCAGTGGCGGTGGAGCAGCTATGGAGCTTCTGGAAGGCAAAGTTCTGCCGGGAGTTGCCGCTTTAATGGACAAGTAAAAGAAAGGTGATCAAGATGAGAGTACCCTTTATAGCGGGTAACTGGAAAATGAATATGACCCATATGGAGGCCATCAAGTTTTTTAATGATTTAGAGTTCAAGTTTGAAAACAAGCATGGTGCTGATATAGCCGTATGTCCTCCTTTTACTGCCTTAAGATCAGCCCAAACCTTGTTGGAGGCCAATAAGCTTAAGGTAAGTTTGGGTGCCCAGAACATGTTTTATGAGGAAAGTGGAGCCTATACGGGAGAGATATCCCCGGCCATGCTAAAAGCTATGGGGATAAATTATGTAATTTTGGGCCATAGTGAGCGAAGACAGTATTTTAAGGAAACTGACCAGGATATTAATAAAAAGATAAAGGCTGCATTTAATCACGGGTTGAAGCCTATACTGTGCATTGGAGAGACTTTAGAGATTAGGGAGGAAGGCCGGGAGCAGTCTTTTGTACTGAATCAACTGGTGCAGTGCCTGGAAGATATAAAGCTTAAGCAGTTATTACTGTTAACTGTGGCCTACGAGCCCATATGGGCTATTGGCACCGGGAAAACGGCTACGGTCCAGGATGCCAATTCCATGTGCAGGGATATCAGGGAAAAGCTATCTTCTATTTATGGACAGACGGCAGCAGATACAGTAAGAATTCAATATGGCGGCAGTGTTAAGCCGGATAATATTAGTGAACTGATGGCTGCAGCTGATATAGATGGCGCGCTGGTGGGAGGCGCCAGCCTCAAGGTGGATGATTTTCTGTCTATAATCAATTATTAGCTGGTGTGCTAATTCCCGTGATTTAAATCCTAAAGGAACGGATTGAAGTTTTATGGTGAAAAAAAACAGAAAAAGACCGGTTTGCCTGATTATACTGGATGGTTGGGGAACATGCTGTGAACTGGAAGGTAATGCCATTTATCTGGGTAATACCCCCAATATGGATGAATACGTGGGTAACTACCCCTACACGGAATTGGAAGCTTCAGGTGAAGCGGTTGGCCTGCCTGAAGGCCAGATGGGTAATTCCGAGGTAGGGCATTTAAATATTGGGGCCGGAAGGACAGTCTACCAGGAATATACCCGAATAAACAAATCCATATCCAGTGGCCAGTTCTTTGAAAATGAAGTCTTGCTTAAAGCCATGTCCCAGGCAAAAAAAAGCGGAAAACAAGCCCTGCATTTAATGGGCCTGGTGTCAGATGGGGGAGTACACAGCCACATGGGACACCTGGAAGCCTTGGTTAAGCTGGCGGCTTCCCAGGGCATATCCCACCTTTACCTGCATGCTTTTTTGGATGGCAGGGATGTTCCGCCCCGAAGCGCTATTCCCTATTTGGAACAAGCAGAGCAAATACTAAAACAGAACGGCATAGGGGAAATAGCTACAGTAAGCGGAAGGTATTATGCCATGGACAGGGACAACCGCTGGGACCGGACTAAAAAAGCTTACCATACCATGGTTTACCGGCAAGGCCGGCATTATACGGATTACAGGCAAGTGGTACAGGATTCCTATAATCAGGGAAAAGATGATGAATTTGTCATTCCGGCTTTGATAGGGGTGCATGATGAGGACTGTGCCAGGATAAAGGAAGGGGACTCGATAATATTCTTTAATTTTAGGCCGGACAGGGCCCGGCAGCTTACCCGGTCCTTTATCAGTGAGGACTTTGAGCTGTTTGACCGGGGACCTAATCCGCCCCAGGTATTTTTTGTATGCTTGACCCAGTATGATAAAAATTTTGAGGCAGCAGTAGCTTTTCCTCAGAATAAAATTAAAAATACCCTGGGTGAGGTCCTGGCCAAACATAGCCTAAGGCAATTAAGGATTGCTGAAACCGAGAAGTATGCCCATGTTACCTTTTTCTTTAATGGAGGCGTTGAAAAACCAAACCCTCTGGAAGACAGGATACTTATTCCTTCCCCTTTAGTGGCTACTTATGACCTTAAGCCTGAAATGAGCGCCTTTCAGGTGACTGATACTTTGCTGGAAAAAATTGAAAAAGAACTCTATGATGTAATTGTGGTAAATTATGCCAACCCGGATATGGTGGGACATACCGGATTTTTAGATGCTGCCATAAAAGCGGTGGAAACGGTGGATCAGTGTGTAGGCAGGGTGATAAATAAATTGCAGGAAGTAGGAGGATTGGGTATAATAACCGCCGACCATGGAAACGTGGAAGAAATGATAGATCCGGTTACCGGGGGTACAGTAACCAAACATTCCAATTCCAAGGTGCCTTTTGTGATTTGTGACAAAAGTATAGGTAAATTAAGGGAAAATGTAGAACCTAAGCTCTGTGATATAGCTCCCACCTTGCTGGATATCCTGGGCATTGAAAAACCAGCGGACATGACTGGTATTTCATTATTGGAGAGGTTTTAATAACATATTTTGATATTTTTGTTTTTTTGTTAAAATAATTAAAAAAATTATTAGAAAGAGGTTTAAATAAATGGGTTCTGTATGGTTGAATATTTTGTTTGCCATTCATATCCTGGGTTGTCTGGGGGTAATAATGCTGATACTCTTGCATAGCGGCAAGGGCGGAGGCATTTCCGGACTGTTTTCAGGTATGGTGGACACCTTTGATGGGTCAGGGATAGTAGAGAAAAACCTGGACAGGATTACTATAATTGTGGGTGTGGTATTTGCCATAACCACCATATTGTTATTTGTATTATTGTAAATTTACAAGATTATATTTGAAAGGAGGTCTCTATAGGAAAAATAATCTTGTAATTAATCGGTTAAATTGAGGAGGATAAATGTTAAAATTTAGAAAATTAAGCACAATAATGGCAATGATGGTTGCTTTGATAATGGTAGTTACCATGGTTGCTAGTTGCGCACAGGAGGTACCTCCTGTGGAAGAGCCTGCTGCTGAAGAAGCAGCAGAAGCGCCTGCTGAAGAAGCAGCAGAAGAACCTGCCGAAGAAGCAGCAGAAGAGCCTGCTGAAGAAGCAGCAGGTCCCAAAGAAGGCGGAACCATTAGGATGTATATACATGAGCCGGTTTCTCTGGATCCACCTAACAGTTATGAAAGTGAAGGTATACAGGTTATAAGACAGGTATGGGATGGCTTATTCGAATACAATCCCGAAACCCTGGAAGCAGAACCAGCACTGGTAGAGACCTATGATGTTTCTGATGATGGCCTGGTTTACACTTTCTACCTGCAAAAGGGAGTAAATTTTCACAGCGGCCGGGAACTGGTAGCTGATGACTTTGTTTATTCCTGGACCAGGGTAGCAGATGACGATACAGCGTCCTATCTGGCTTATCACCTGGATCCAATCCTGGGCTATGATGAACTTCAGGACGGTTCAGCTGATACCTTTGAAGGAGTTAAGGCCCTGGATGACTATACTCTGGAAGTAACCTTGAAATATCCCTATGCTGACTTTATCAACACCTTGGGCCACACTGTATTTTATCCAGTGGCCAAGGAAGATATTGAGCAGTATGGAGACACTTATGCTGAGCATATCAACGGCGTAGGTGCTTTCAAATTTGTAGAATGGGCGCACGACCAGTACATAACTTTGGAGAAAAATGAAGATTACTGGAGAGAACCCGCTTATCTGGATGAAGTAAAATACGTAATTATGGCTGATGAAAATACTGCATTCCTGGAATTCCAGGCTGGAAATCTGGAATATACCCAGATACCTACCGGCCAGGTAGAAGCCGCTAAGCAGGATCCTGCTATCAGCGAAGGGGTTATCATCAAACCATTGCTGGCTCTGTATTATTACGGAATGAACATTGAAACCGAGCCATTCAAGGATAATCCTAAATTAAGGGAAGCAATTGCCTATATGATAGACAGGCAGAACATATGTGAAATAATAGGGGAAAACGTACCTACTCCGTCTACTGGTTTTGTTCCTCCCGGCATTCCCGGTTTCCAGGAACAGGCTTCAGAGATTACCTATGATCCTGACAAGGCAGCCCAGCTGCTGGAAGAAGCAGGATATCCTAACGGAGAAGGCCTGCCTACCTTGATACTGGGCTACAATACCGGTTCCAGCCACGAGATCATAGCTGAAGCCATACAGGCAGATGCTGCTGATCTGGGGGTTACCATTGAGCTGGAAGGCTATGAATGGGGAACCATGCTGGAAAAAGCACAGAATGGTGAAATCAACTTCTTCAGGCTGGGATGGCTTGCAGATTATCCTACCATGGATAATTTCCTGTTCCCCCTGTTCCATTCAGAATCAGCAGATAACTATGCTGCTTACAACAATCCTGATGTAGATGCTCTGCTGGAAGAAGCCAGGGCTACCCTGGATGAAGATGAAAGGATTGCCAAGTATAGGGAGGTTGAAAAGATGATCTTAAATGACCATGCTTTTGCCAACATATACTTCTATGGTTCCAGAAGAATAGTTCAGCCTTATGTACAGGGATTTTTCCTGGATAGTATGGAAAATTATAATCTGGAAACAGTATGGCTGGATAAATAGAAAAGTTGTTTGAATAAATAACAGAATTGTATTATTATACAGCCTACATTACAGCTAATGTAGGCTGTATAACTTACCAGGAAGTGGACAGGTTAGACAATGCTGTACTATATAATCAGGCGTATATTGCAGATAATCCCGGTTATTATCGGAGTTACTCTCATTCTTTTTATTCTCATGTATATAATTCCCGAAGACCCTGCCCGCCTTATCCTTCAGAAAGGGGCTACAGAGCAGGCATTGGCCAACTTAAGGGCCCAGATGGGCATAGACAAGCCTCTTTATGTTCAGTATTGGAGATATATAAGGCAGCTGGCTAAGGGAGACCTGGGAACCTCATACCGTTACCGGCGTTCGGTGAACAGCATTTTGGCTGAACATTACCCCAATTCTATCCGGCTGGCTTTAGTGGCCATAGTTATTGAAATAATAATTGGTATATTTGCCGGTATTATTTCGGCTATTAAAAAATATAGTTTTTGGGACACCTTGGTCACGGTGTCTACTACTCTGGCGGTTTGTGTCCCGGTGTTCTGGATGGGAATGATGCTGCAGATAATATTTGGCCTGCGGCTTGATTGGCTTCCCATATCCGGAATGGGGGACGGCAGTTTAATTTATTATATACTTCCGGCCATAACCCTGGCCTCTGTTTCTACTGCCTATGTGGCTAGAATGACCAGGAGCAGCATGTTGGAAGTAATGTCTAATGATTATATTACCACTGCTTTTGCCAAGGGGCTTTCCTTTAGAAGGGTAGTAGGTAAGCATGCCTTAAAGAATGCGCTTATCCCAGTGGTTACCTTGGTGGGCCTTGACCTGGGAGCCTTGATGGGCGGAGCCATATTGACTGAGACAGTATTTAGCTGGCCGGGAGTAGGCCGTACTATTTATTTGGCTATTCTCCAGAGGGACGCTCCGGTAGTTATTGGAGGGACCCTTATACTGGTAATAATATTCTTGGTATTAAACCTTATTGTGGATATTGTGTATGCCTGGCTTGATCCCAGAATAAGGTTTGAGAAAAGAGAGATAAACGTTTAGAGAGACAGTTTAGGACATGTTTGACGAGCAAGAGCAACAAAAAGTAAAAGAGGAACTGACCGAGGATATTGTACCGGAATCGAAGTATTCCCGGTCCAGCCTATACAAGGATGCCTGGAGAAGGCTGAGGAAGAATAAGCTGGCCATGCTGGGCTTAGCCATTATTATAATTTTAATACTCATGGCTATTCTTTCCCCGGTTATTGCCCCTTATGACCCTACGGTTAGGATTAAAGAAGATTCCTCCCAGGGCCCCAGCGCTAAACATATTTTTGGTACTGATATTTTAGGCAGGGATATTTTTAGCAGGGTAATATACGGCAGCAGGGTTTCTATCCAGGTAGGAGTGGTGGCAGTGGGGATATCCATGGTAATAGGCCTTATACTGGGAGCTTTAGCTGGCTATTTCGGAAGTTTTTCCGATACTGTGATCATGAGGATTGCGGATATATTCTTTGCTTTTCCTTACGTGCTGGGCGCTATTGCTATTATGACTATCCTGGGGCCGGGGCTGATTAATGTCTTTATTGCTATTGGTATACTGGGATGGGCTTCTTTTGCCCGCTTGTTCAGGGGCTCTATTTTGTCTATTAAAAACAAGGAATATATTGAAGCTGCCCGGGCCCTGGGGGCTAGTAACCTTAGGATTATTACCAAACATATTTTTCCTAATGCTTTTGCTCCCATGATTGTATTTGGTACCATGAATGTAGGAACTGCCATTATTGTGGAAGCTTCTTTGAGTTTTTTGGGATTAGGCGTTCAGCCTCCCACCCCTGCCTGGGGTTATATGCTGTCTGAGTCCTTAAAATATATAAATATTGCCCCCTGGATGATGTTTTTCCCTGGTTTGGCCATAGTGTTTACTGTTTTGGGATTTGTATTGTTGGGAGACGGGTT harbors:
- a CDS encoding phosphoglycerate kinase — translated: MFSKKTIKDIDVARKKVLVRVDYNVPLDENLQVTDNTRIKLSLETVNYLIEKKSKVILMAHLGRPKGEPDDKFRLDPAARELEKMIGVKVKKFDETVSEQIKDYIDNTMDFGEVVMLENVRFNPGEKSNDPQFAQSLASLAEIFVDDAFGAAHRAHASVAGVAEYLPAVAGFLLQKEVETLDSLLENPQRPFIALLGGSKVSDKIQVIKNFLGKVDTLILGGGMSYTFFKAKGYEIGTSICEDDQLDYAREMLELAKKNNVKFLLPMDIVVSKEYDKDSDKQTVSVQSIPVDWMGMDLGEKSIELYRQEIAKAATIFWNGPFGVFEWERFENGTRNIAEAVAQSNAVTVVGGGDTLAAIKKYNLSGQFTHVSSGGGAAMELLEGKVLPGVAALMDK
- the gpmI gene encoding 2,3-bisphosphoglycerate-independent phosphoglycerate mutase codes for the protein MVKKNRKRPVCLIILDGWGTCCELEGNAIYLGNTPNMDEYVGNYPYTELEASGEAVGLPEGQMGNSEVGHLNIGAGRTVYQEYTRINKSISSGQFFENEVLLKAMSQAKKSGKQALHLMGLVSDGGVHSHMGHLEALVKLAASQGISHLYLHAFLDGRDVPPRSAIPYLEQAEQILKQNGIGEIATVSGRYYAMDRDNRWDRTKKAYHTMVYRQGRHYTDYRQVVQDSYNQGKDDEFVIPALIGVHDEDCARIKEGDSIIFFNFRPDRARQLTRSFISEDFELFDRGPNPPQVFFVCLTQYDKNFEAAVAFPQNKIKNTLGEVLAKHSLRQLRIAETEKYAHVTFFFNGGVEKPNPLEDRILIPSPLVATYDLKPEMSAFQVTDTLLEKIEKELYDVIVVNYANPDMVGHTGFLDAAIKAVETVDQCVGRVINKLQEVGGLGIITADHGNVEEMIDPVTGGTVTKHSNSKVPFVICDKSIGKLRENVEPKLCDIAPTLLDILGIEKPADMTGISLLERF
- a CDS encoding ABC transporter permease translates to MLYYIIRRILQIIPVIIGVTLILFILMYIIPEDPARLILQKGATEQALANLRAQMGIDKPLYVQYWRYIRQLAKGDLGTSYRYRRSVNSILAEHYPNSIRLALVAIVIEIIIGIFAGIISAIKKYSFWDTLVTVSTTLAVCVPVFWMGMMLQIIFGLRLDWLPISGMGDGSLIYYILPAITLASVSTAYVARMTRSSMLEVMSNDYITTAFAKGLSFRRVVGKHALKNALIPVVTLVGLDLGALMGGAILTETVFSWPGVGRTIYLAILQRDAPVVIGGTLILVIIFLVLNLIVDIVYAWLDPRIRFEKREINV
- the tpiA gene encoding triose-phosphate isomerase, which translates into the protein MRVPFIAGNWKMNMTHMEAIKFFNDLEFKFENKHGADIAVCPPFTALRSAQTLLEANKLKVSLGAQNMFYEESGAYTGEISPAMLKAMGINYVILGHSERRQYFKETDQDINKKIKAAFNHGLKPILCIGETLEIREEGREQSFVLNQLVQCLEDIKLKQLLLLTVAYEPIWAIGTGKTATVQDANSMCRDIREKLSSIYGQTAADTVRIQYGGSVKPDNISELMAAADIDGALVGGASLKVDDFLSIINY
- the rapZ gene encoding RNase adapter RapZ; this encodes MKDDQGNRVSLVIITGLSGAGKTEALNYFEDAGYYCIDNLPASLLLGLIDFFSSSRNLINKIAVAIDLRSGYFFDHIYQALEELERKKIDFKILFLEASKSVIVNRYSLTRRKHPLVEYGDIAQGVEQERDKMDKLRQRADLVIDTTLLNAKELRIAITERLVTGIKKSKLLQISVTSFGYKYGLPENVDLVLDVRFLPNPFYDKDLKDFNGTHQKVIDFVLGRDETKKFLRMLEKMLDFLIPNYIAEGKSYLGIGIGCSGGKHRSVVLAEKIGDYLQMKGYSVKTTHRDINKE
- the secG gene encoding preprotein translocase subunit SecG is translated as MGSVWLNILFAIHILGCLGVIMLILLHSGKGGGISGLFSGMVDTFDGSGIVEKNLDRITIIVGVVFAITTILLFVLL
- a CDS encoding peptide ABC transporter substrate-binding protein, giving the protein MLKFRKLSTIMAMMVALIMVVTMVASCAQEVPPVEEPAAEEAAEAPAEEAAEEPAEEAAEEPAEEAAGPKEGGTIRMYIHEPVSLDPPNSYESEGIQVIRQVWDGLFEYNPETLEAEPALVETYDVSDDGLVYTFYLQKGVNFHSGRELVADDFVYSWTRVADDDTASYLAYHLDPILGYDELQDGSADTFEGVKALDDYTLEVTLKYPYADFINTLGHTVFYPVAKEDIEQYGDTYAEHINGVGAFKFVEWAHDQYITLEKNEDYWREPAYLDEVKYVIMADENTAFLEFQAGNLEYTQIPTGQVEAAKQDPAISEGVIIKPLLALYYYGMNIETEPFKDNPKLREAIAYMIDRQNICEIIGENVPTPSTGFVPPGIPGFQEQASEITYDPDKAAQLLEEAGYPNGEGLPTLILGYNTGSSHEIIAEAIQADAADLGVTIELEGYEWGTMLEKAQNGEINFFRLGWLADYPTMDNFLFPLFHSESADNYAAYNNPDVDALLEEARATLDEDERIAKYREVEKMILNDHAFANIYFYGSRRIVQPYVQGFFLDSMENYNLETVWLDK
- the gap gene encoding type I glyceraldehyde-3-phosphate dehydrogenase gives rise to the protein MAIKVGINGFGRIGRQTLRAALKYDKGEGLDFVAINDLTDAKTLAHLLKYDSVYGIMEEEVRVDGDSIVVGQDRIKVMSIKDPAQIPWGELGVDVVLEATGIFRKREQAQLHLDAGAKKVIVSAPMKGGGADITLVLGVNHQDYDKDNHHIISNASCTTNGLAPICKILNDKFGIESGFMTTVHAYTNDQKLLDLPHSDLRRARAAAMSIIPTSTGAAKAIGLVIPELEGKLDGLALRTPIPVGSIIDLVVKLNQDASIQEINQAIAEGAQAPEFEGIIQYSEEPLVSIDIVGNPHSTIFDAPSTMKVGDLTKVMTWYDNEWGYSCRCKDLIKFLMK
- a CDS encoding ABC transporter permease yields the protein MFDEQEQQKVKEELTEDIVPESKYSRSSLYKDAWRRLRKNKLAMLGLAIIIILILMAILSPVIAPYDPTVRIKEDSSQGPSAKHIFGTDILGRDIFSRVIYGSRVSIQVGVVAVGISMVIGLILGALAGYFGSFSDTVIMRIADIFFAFPYVLGAIAIMTILGPGLINVFIAIGILGWASFARLFRGSILSIKNKEYIEAARALGASNLRIITKHIFPNAFAPMIVFGTMNVGTAIIVEASLSFLGLGVQPPTPAWGYMLSESLKYINIAPWMMFFPGLAIVFTVLGFVLLGDGLRDAFDPKMK